Part of the Fusobacterium sp. DD2 genome is shown below.
ATAGGTAATGGAAATCTTTGTATGGAAAGCTTTTCTAACTTTGCACCTACTAAAAATTTCAAAGAGGAAACAGAGGGTGAAAAAGGTATAAGAACTGTTGATTTAGGAGAGATTCATACATGTAATCTTGTTTCTATGAACCTTGCTGAGATGACAAGATGGGAGATTCCAGAGATAACTGATATTGCTGTTAGAATCCTTGATAACACAATAGATCTTACAAAAACTCCTATTAAAGAATCAGATAAACACAATAAAAAATATAGAGCCATTGGAGTAGGAACTATGGGACTTGCTGACTTTATGGCTAATGAATATATGATATATGAAGAATCTCTAGATGAGATTGATAATCTCTATGAGGAAATTGCTTTATATGCTATCAAATCATCTGCACTTCTTGCTAAGTCCAGAGGAAAATATCCTGCATATGAAGGTTCTAAATGGAGCCAGGGTATCTTCTTTGGAAAAGATAGAAAATGGTACAAAGAGAATTCAAAATATGCAGATAAATGGATGGAAATTTTTGATCTGGTAGAAAAATATGGACTTCGTAACGGTGAACTGTCAGCTGTTGCCCCTAACACTTCTACATCACTATTAATGGGAGCTACTGCTTCTGTTAATCCTACTTTTTTAAGATTTTTCATAGAGAAAAATCAAAAAGGTGCTGTACCAAGAGTTGTAAAATATTTAAAAGACAGATCTTGGTTTTATCCTGAATTTAAAAATGTAGATCCTCAAATCTATGTAAAAATGATGAGTAGAATTGGTAAATGGACTACTCAGGGAGTGTCTATGGAACTTCTTTTTGACCTTAATAAAAATATAAGAGCAAAAGATATATTTGATACTCTTCTTACTGCATGGAAAGAGGGATGTAAATCTGTCTACTACATCAGAACAATTCAAAAGGATACAAATATAACTAAAGATAAGAAGGAGTGTGAAAGCTGCAGTGGATAGAAAAAGACTTTTCAATCCTGAGGGTGTTGACTCTCTAATTGAAAGAAAAATAATAAAAGGAAACAGTACAAATATATTTAACCTCAACAATGTTAAATACCAATGGGCTAACCACCTATATCGTACTATGATGGGAAACTTCTGGATTCCTGAAAAAATTGACCTTACTCAGGATAGAACAGATTACAATAATCTTACTAATCATGAAAGAGAAGCATACGATGGTATACTTTCCTTTCTAATCTTCTTAGACAGCATTCAGACCAACAATATCCCAAACGTGTCTGATTATATAACTGCACCTGAAGTAAACCTTATACTGTCAATTCAGACCTTCCAGGAGGCTATTCACTCTCAGTCATATCAATATATTATAGAGTCTATTCTTCCTAAGGAGACTAGAAACTATATCTATGATAAATGGAGAGAAGATGAGGTTCTATTTGAAAGAAACAGGTATATAGCAGAGATTTATCAGGAATTTATAGATAATCCAAATGATAAAAACTTTGCTAAGGTTATAATTGCTGACTATCTATTAGAAGCACTTTATTTCTATAACGGATTTAACTTCTTCTATCTGTTAGCTAGTAGAAATAAGATGATGGGAACATCTGATGTAATAAGACTTATAAATAGAGACGAACTATCCCATGTAATTATTTTCCAACAGATGTTTAAAGAGATCGCTCATGAAAATCCTGAATTCTTTGACGAAGATATTGTATATGAGATGTTTGAAAAAGCTGTAGCCCAGGAGATAGCTTGGACTGATCACATCATAGGAAACAATATTTTAGGAATTACTAAAGAAACAACTGAAGCTTATACAAAATGGCTGGCAAATGAAAGACTTAGAGCTATAGGTCTTAAACCTATCTATTCTGGATTTGAAAAGAACCCATATAAGCATCTTGAAAAATTTGCTGATACTGAAGGAGAGGGAAATGTTAAAGCCAACTTCTTTGAGGGAACTGTAACAAGTTATAATATGAGTTCTTCTATTGACGGATGGGATGAATTCTAAAATAAAAATAAAAAAGCAATCTTTTATGGTACAATGAACCTAAGAGGTTGCTTTTATTATATTAAAATGGGGAGGGAATGAATTTCTATGCAAAAATTGATAACTCTTGCTATTTTTTCACCACTGCCAATAATTATAATTCTTATTCTAATAGGTCTGTCCATAGTATGGAGAAGAAGAAAAAGAGGTATTCTCCTTATTGTTATAGGGATATTTTTATACTTTTCTTCTACTGATTATTTTATAAACAGCCTTTTCTATCAACTGGAAAAAACTTATCCTCAGATCACTCAAAATGAACTTGAAAAAGGAGAGGCATATATACTTTTAGGAGGGGGAATAACCTTGGATACTGCTGGTGGCAATGTTCCAACGGTATATGCTGACAGCAGAATATTGACGACTACCCAGTACTATTTTAAATATCCTAAAAAAATATATATTTCTGGAGGAATGGTTCTGCAGAGTACTGCAAGTGAAAGCTCTATATACAAAAAGGAGCTGGTAGCACTTGGAGTAAAAGATGAAGATATTGTTCTTGAAGAAAAGAGTAAAAATACCAAGGAAAATGCACAATATATTGGTGAAAGCTTAAAAGAAAATAATACTAAATCTGCAATACTGATAACTTCAGCTTTCCACATGGACAGAAGCTTTAAAATATTTCAAAAATTTATCCCAGATGTGGAGTTCTATGCTGCACCATGTAATTATTTTGCATCTAAGATCAATGACAGAACTAT
Proteins encoded:
- a CDS encoding ribonucleotide-diphosphate reductase subunit beta, yielding MDRKRLFNPEGVDSLIERKIIKGNSTNIFNLNNVKYQWANHLYRTMMGNFWIPEKIDLTQDRTDYNNLTNHEREAYDGILSFLIFLDSIQTNNIPNVSDYITAPEVNLILSIQTFQEAIHSQSYQYIIESILPKETRNYIYDKWREDEVLFERNRYIAEIYQEFIDNPNDKNFAKVIIADYLLEALYFYNGFNFFYLLASRNKMMGTSDVIRLINRDELSHVIIFQQMFKEIAHENPEFFDEDIVYEMFEKAVAQEIAWTDHIIGNNILGITKETTEAYTKWLANERLRAIGLKPIYSGFEKNPYKHLEKFADTEGEGNVKANFFEGTVTSYNMSSSIDGWDEF
- a CDS encoding YdcF family protein, encoding MQKLITLAIFSPLPIIIILILIGLSIVWRRRKRGILLIVIGIFLYFSSTDYFINSLFYQLEKTYPQITQNELEKGEAYILLGGGITLDTAGGNVPTVYADSRILTTTQYYFKYPKKIYISGGMVLQSTASESSIYKKELVALGVKDEDIVLEEKSKNTKENAQYIGESLKENNTKSAILITSAFHMDRSFKIFQKFIPDVEFYAAPCNYFASKINDRTISFIPSYYNFVKLQFVMWEIVGNIYYKIKY